GACCTTCATGCCCTGCACGCCCAGGTCCCAGCCCTTGATGACACGGCCCCCGCCGAGCGGGAAGCGGAACGGAGCGCCCCGGTTCCAGCTGGCGTCGAACTCCTCGCCGGTGCTGAAGGCGACACCCACGTAGTGCACGGTGACGGTCTGACCCTCCTTGGCGACCTCGCCGTTGCCCTCCCAGATGTCCTTGATCTCCAGGTCGGCCGGGGGCTCGCCACCAGGGAAGTCGATCTCGGGCTTGTCGATGCTCACGTCAAAAGCTCCTGCTTGTGTACGACACGAAACGCGGACAGTCTTTCACCTCCGCAGCTCCACCGCCCGCCACGGCCACACCGCTTACATCGCCGCGAGGATGTCCACCGTGAACACAAGCGTCGCGCCCTTCTTGATGATGCCGCCGCTCGGCGGAGTGTCGCCGTAACCCAGCTCCGGCGGCACCACGATCAGCACCCGGCTGCCCACCTTCTTACCGGTCAGCCCCTGCGCCAGACCCTTGACCGCCTGCTGCATCTGCTCCAGCGCGAACTGGCTGAGCCGGCCCGAGCCATACGTCCGCTGAAACGTCTTGCCACTGTCCCAGACCAGCCCCTGGAACTGGCACAGAACCGCCTGGTCGGCCTTCAGCTCCGGCCCGTCGCCCTCCAGGACATACGTCGACACCAGCTTCTTCGGCGCAGCCGTCTTCGGAACCGTGACCTTGGGGACGTTCCCGTCGGTGTTCGTGTCCACCTTGGGCAATGAGGCGTCGCTCTGCGCCACCGGCTTGCCCTTGGCCGAACTCTTCGAGTTGAAGACATCGATCACATCGATGACGAACACCAGCGTGTCCGTGCCCTTGATACCCGCCTGCGGCTCACCGTCCTTGCCGTAACCCCAGGTGGGCGGCACCGCCATCTGCACACGGCTGCCGGTCTTCTTGCCCGCCAGCCCATACCGCCAGCCATCGATCACGCCACCCTCGGCAAGCTGCAGCACCAGCGGACGCTTCTTGTCGTACGAGTTGTCGAAGACCTTGGCCGTGTCCCAGATCTGACCCAGATAGTTCGCCTGGATGAAGTCGTTCTCCGCGATCGTGGAACCACTGCCCGCGATCACCGTCTTCACCGCCAGGTTCTTCGACGGCGCCCCCGGCCCCTTGGCCACCGTCGGCTTCTCACCGAACTTCGCGCCCCCCGTGATCGCCGGCAACGGCCCCTCCACGATCTTCGGCGGCGGCGCCGACGGCACCGAGGGCGACGGCGAGGCACTGGCCTTGCTGGAGGCGGACTTGCCGTCACCACACGCGGCGAGAGTGACCAGACCTGCGGGAACAGCGGCGAGGAGAAGTGAACGTCGGCGCACGGAAGAGCCTCGTAATCGGTCGATCTTGCGGATGGCGTGCGCGCAACTCTACGGCGTGAGAAGGGCGCCGTACGGGAAACGTACGACGCCCGTGTGGCGTTCCGGCAATTCACACCCGAAACACTTGACTCACCCGGTTCCCCCTACATTCCGGCGATCAGCTTCTCCACCCGGTCGTCCACCGAACGGAACGGGTCCTTGCACAACACGGTGCGCTGCGCCTGGTCGTTGAGCTTCAGATGCACCCAGTCGACCGTGAAGTCCCTGCGCTGCTCCTGCGCCCGCCGGATGAAGTCACCCCGCAGCCGCGCCCGAGTCGTCTGCGGCGGCACCGACTTGCCCTCGAAGATCTTCAAGTCGTCGCACACCCGGGCTGCTTGGCCCTTCCTCTCCAGCAAGTAGTACAGACCACGACGGCGATGGATGTCGTGGTACGCGAGGTCTATCTGAGCGACCCGCGGATGCGACATCGTCATGTTGTGCTTGGCCCGGTACCGCTCGATGAGCTTGTACTTCATCACCCAGTCGATCTCGGTCGCGATCCGGTCCAGCTCCTCGGACTCGATCGCGTCCAACGTACGGCCCCACAGCTCCAGGACCTGCGCCACCGTACCCGTACGGATCCCCCGGCGGTCACAGAAGTCCACGGCCTTGTCGAAGTACTCCCGCTGCACCTCCAGCGCCGACGCCTCCCGGCCACTGGCCAACCGCACCTTGCGCCGGCCCGTGATGTCATGACTGACCTCACGGATCGCCCGGATCGGGTTCTCCAGCGTCAGATCACGCATCACCGTGCCCGCCTCGATCATGCGCAGCACCAGATCCGTGGCACCGACCTTCAGCAGCATCGTCGTCTCGGACATGTTCGAGTCACCGACGATGACATGCAGCCGGCGATACCGCTCCGCGTCCGCGTGCGGCTCGTCACGCGTGTTGATGATCGGCCTCGAACGCGTCGTCGCCGAGGACACACCCTCCCAGATGTGCTCCGCACGCTGACTGACGCAGTACACCGCACCACGCGGCGTCTGCAGCACCTTCCCCGCCCCGCACAACAGCTGCCGGGTCACCAGGAACGGGATCAGGATGTCCGCGAGCCGGGAGAACTCCCCGTGCCGGGCCACCAGATAGTTCTCATGGCAGCCGTACGAGTTGCCCGCCGAGTCGGTGTTGTTCTTGAACAGGTAGACGTCGCCCGCGATTCCTTCCTCGTGCAGGCGTCGTTCCGCGTCCACCAGGAGTCCTTCGAGAATGCGCTCGCCGGCCTTGTCGTGAGTGACCAGTTCGATCACATTGTCACACTCGGGTGTCGCGTATTCCGGATGTGAGCCCACGTCGAGATACAGCCGGGCGCCGTTCCGCAGAAAGACATTGCTACTGCGGCCCCATGACACGACACGGCGGAAGAGGTACCGCGCCACCTCGTCAGGAGACAGGCGCCGCTGTCCCCTGAACGTGCACGTGACGCCGTACTCGTTCTCCAGCCCGAAAATGCGGCGGTCCATGACTGAACATTACGCCCGATCCCCTGAGCTGAAACGGGGTTCGACAGCACGATTTGGATCATTTTCCGATGAAGCCGCAACCACCCCGCCCCGCGCGGGAGCTGCGAGGACCCGCCCCGTGACAAGCAGGACCAGCAGCGACACGGCCCCCGCCGCACCCGGCACCGCGAACCCCCACACCGTGCCACCGGCCTGGACCACAGGCCCCGCCACACCCGTCCCCACCGAGGCACCCACCGTGAACGTCGTCACAAGCCAGGAGAACGCCTCGGTGACCGTCCCGCCCGGCGCATGCCGGTCCACGATGATGAACGCACAGGCGATACAAGGCGCCAGAAACACCCCCGACACCACCGAGAGCAGCACCATGGCCACCGCCCCCGGCGTCAGCATCAACGGCAGGTAACACACCGCCAGAAGAGCCACCAGCATCCGCAGCCGCCGCTCCGGCGAACCACCCCACCGACGGGCGCCGTACACCGTGCCACCCACCAGCGCGCCCAGCCCCAGCCCCGCCATCATCCAGCCGTACACCGCGTCACCACCATGCCCGTCGGCGTACGACACCGACGCGACCGTGATCGAGCCCAAGGCGATACCCACGAACAGGAAAGCCCCCAGCAGCGCCAGCAGACCCGGCGAACGCAGCGCACCCAGCCAGTGCGCCTCACGCGGAGCCGACCGCCACGCGCGCGAAGGCGGCGAAACCACCACCGAGAGCGCACCCAGCACGCCCAGCAGGTTCAGCACGAGCAGCGCGGCACGCTCGTCCCACAGGGACACGCACAGCGTCACCAGCAGCGGCCCCAGCGTGAACATGACCTCCTGCGCGATCGCATCCATGGCGTACGCAGTGTGCACCTGCTCCTCACGCCGCAGCACCGACGGCCACAGCGCCCGCAAACCCCCCTCCAGAGGAGGAGTGAACAAACCCGCCGCCGCCACGGACACATACGCGAGCGGCAGCGGATCCGTGCCGGAGAACGCGAACAGCGTCATCGACAGGGCCGCGAGAACGGCCGCGGGCAGCTGCACCCGCGGCTGCCCGTACAGGTCCACCAGCCGGCCCAGCACCGGCTGACCGACGGCATTGGCCACGCCGTACACGGCCGCCAGAGCGCCCGCGAGGCTGTACGTACCGCCCTCGGCACGCACGAACAGCACCAGGGCGATCGCAGCCGTCGCATTGGGCAGCCGCCCCACCAGCGTGCCGGTCAGCAGCCGCAGCGCATGCCTGGCCCGGAGTATCTCCAGATAACCCGTGGCCATGTGCTGCCCTCCAGCGACTCGGCCAGGCCGCAGCGACGACCCGACGTTTTACGTATAACTTCCGCTCCCATACGTACTATGTGCGCTGTTCACACGTCCAGACGACGGAAGTGAGCCCGAGGGCCGAAACCCCCGCAGGCAAACGACCGCACACAGAGGAGCAGGCCCACGGTGGCACGCAGCAGCACGCGCCCGACCAGCCGGGACGTCGCCCAGGCAGCCGGAGTCTCCCAAGCCGCCGTCTCCCTCGTCCTCGGCGACAAATGGCGCGGCCGGGTATCCGAAACCACCGCCGAACGCGTCCGCCACGCCGCACGCGAACTCGGCTACCGCCCCAACCTCGCCGCCCGCAACCTCCGCCTCGGCCGCACCCGCACCGTCCTGCTCGTCGTACCCGCCCTGACCACGGAGTTCTTCGCCGGCGTCTACACCGGCGCCGCCCGCGTCGCCGCCCAGAACGGCTTCGGCGTCGTCCTCTACCCCTCCCCCGAAGGCATCGGCCCCGCCCGCGACCCCTTCGCCTCCGCACAAGCCGCCCTCGACGGCGTCATCGCCTCCTCCATGGCCGCCGACGCCCTCACCGCCATCCGCGGCGACCAACTCCCCCTCGTCATGCTCGACAGCGACCCACAAGGCAGCCTCGGCGCCGCCACCGTCAACCTCGACATCGCCGACGGCATCCGCCAGGTCACCGAACACCTCCTCGGCCTCGGCCACCGCCACATCCTGCACCTCGCCGCCGACGTGCCCTCCTGGACCTTCGACATCCGCGCGAAAGAACTGGCAGCACGCATGGCGGCCGCACCGGGAACGCAGGTGCACACGGCCCGGGCCCCCATCTCCATCGAAGGCGCCCTCACCGCCACCGAGAAAGCCCTCACCACACCCGGCCCCCGGCCCACCGCCATCGTCTGCGACGACGACAAACTCGCCGCCGGCGCCTACAAAGCCCTCCGCCGCCTCGACCTGCGCATCCCCGACGACATCTCCGTCACCGGCGTCGACGACCTCGGCCTGGCCACCGCCATCGACCCCGAACTGACCACCGTACGACTCGACGCCGAACTCTTCGGCGAACGCGGCATGCAGGCCCTGCTCGCCGTCCTGGAGGGGCGGGAGCCCGAGGCCGGGGACATCCCGGTCCACCTCGTCGTCCGAGGCTCCACAGCCCCGCCACGGGCCGCCTAGCCGTCCCACACCAGAGCACCCGAACGCCGTGTGCCCCGGCCAGAAAAACGGCCGGGGCACACGAAACAGGCAAACAGGGTGGAACTGATCACTCCTCCTCGGAGCCGTCCTCCTCAGCACTCTCCGCCTCCGTGGCCGCACCATCCGCAGCCAGCAGACGCGACAACTGACGACCCACAATCCGCCTGAACTTACGCTTCTGCGGACGCGCGCGGTCCAGCACGGCCACCTCAAGACGCTCCGCGGGAATCTCCCGCTCACTCCCATTGGTGTCACGCGACAGCGCCTGCACCGCCAGCTTCAGCGCCTCGGCGAGGCTCATCCCGTCACGGTGACGCTGATCCAGGAAACTACTGATCTGCTCCGCATTACCACCCACCGCGACCGAACCGTGCTCATCCACGATCGAACCGTCATGCGGCAGCCGATAGATCTGATCACCCTCCGGGGTCTCCCCCACCTCGGCCACGACCAACTCCACCTCATACGGCTTCTCAGCAGCCGAGGAAAAGATCGTGCCGAGCGTCTGGGCATACACGTTCGCCAGACCACGGGCGGTCACATCATCACGGTCATAGGTGTAACCCCGCAGGTCGGCGTAGCGAACACCACCGATGCGCAGGTTCTCGTACTCGTTGTACTTACCGGCGGCCGCGAAACCGATCCGGTCATAGATCTCGCTGAACTTGTGCAGCGCACGGGACGGGTTCTCACCGACGAACACAATCCCGTCGGCATACTGCATGACCACCAGACTGCGGCCACGCGCGATGCCCTTCCGGGCATACTCCGCCCGGTCCGCCATCGCCTGCTGGGGTGAGACATAGAACGGCGTCGACACCGGTTATCCGTCCCTTTCTGTCCTGGTCACTGGATCACCTTCACAAGAAACCGGGGCCCGCGCCCTCAGAGCAGGGCGGCCTTCGGACCGTCCGGCTCCTCCAGACGCCGCTGGAGCACCGCACGCGCGAGCTCTGAGGACTCCTCCTCCGTGAGCCGACGGAAACCGTCCTCGGTGATCACCGTGATGATCGGGTAGATCCGGCGGGCGACATCGGGACCACCGGTCGCCGAGTCATCGTCAGCCGCGTCATACAGAGCCTGCACCACCAACGTGGTCGCCTGCTCCTCACTCAGGTCGCCACGGAACAACTTCTTCATCGCACCACGCGCGAAGATCGAGCCGGACCCGGTCGCCGCGAAGTTGCGCTCCTCGCTGCGGCCGCCCGTGACGTCGTAAGAGAAGATGCGGCCCTTCTCCCGGTCCAGGTCGAACCCCGCGAAGAGCGGCACCACGGCCAAGCCCTGCATGGCCATGCCCAGATTGGAACGAATCATGGTCGACAGCCGGTTCGCCTTGCCCTCCAGCGACAGCTGCGCACCCTCGACCTTCTCGAAGTGCTCCAGCTCCAGCTGGAAGAGCTTCACCATCTCCACGGCGAGACCGGCGGTGCCGGCGATACCGACAGCCGAGTACTCATCCGCCGGGAAGACCTTCTCGATATCCCGCTGAGCGATCACATTGCCCATCGTGGCCCGCCGGTCACCGGCAAGCACCACGCCCCCGGGGAACGTCACGGCCACGATCGTCGTCCCATGCGGCGCCTCGATCACACCGTGTGTGGGCGGCAGCTGCCGCTTGCCGGGCAGCAGCTCCGGCTGATGCTCGGAGAGAAAGTCCATGAAGGAGGAGGACCCTGGCGTCAGGAAGGCAGCTGGTAGACGCCCTGTGCTACGAGTGTTGGCTTCCACAAGTTTCCTTCCAGATAGGCGGCTGCCCGGCGTACGGCATCGGGGTTGTCACCCAACTTGCCGATGGCCGAGTTGCAGTTGAAGCACAGTACGCCTCGGACCCTACCCGTCTTGTGGCAGTGATCCACATGCACGGGCGGGGCGGCCAGGCAGATCGCACACAGGCCGCGCTGGGAGACGATCACCGCGTCGCGTTCGGTTTCGGTGAGGCCGTAGTTGCGCTTGAGATGGTGCTGCCGACCCTTCACCGCCTTGCACGCCTTACAGAGGGTTGCCAGGCCGTCCGAGGCGCTACTGTTCCGCGTCCACTCGCTGTGCGGCTTGGTCTCGCCACAGGTACGGCAGTACTTGTGGCCCAGTGGCACTTCCACTCGAGGCCGGACGCTGCGCCCCTTGGCCACCTGCCGCTGCTGGTGGTACGCCGCCGCGCACTCACGGCAATAGACCTGCAGCCCATCGCGCATCGCCTTGTTCCGTGCGAACGCCGCCCGCGGCTTGTACTGCTTACACCGCGAGCAGCGCTTCACACCTTCTTGACTTTCCAAGGCAGACTCCCCCACCACCTTCAATTCGAAGGCTACTGGCCGCCTTTTTGAACGAAACTTCGGACGAAGTCCTCTGCGTTCTCCTCGAGCACATCATCGATTTCGTCCAGCACGGAGTCCACGTCATCGCTCAGCTTCTCGTGCCGCTCCTTGAGGTCCTCCGCAGCCTGCGCGTCCTGCGCCTGCTCCTCGACCTCTTCCGTGGAACGCGTGGCCTTCTGCTGGCCGCCGCCGGTGTCCTTGGTTGCCATAACCCTCACCCCGCTCAGTTCGCCTGCCGATCGGTGATGATCAGACCCTACAAGCCGGGTCCGACATCGGCCCCGCAGTTTCTCCAACGTACGGGGGCCACCTCGATGATTCCCGGGCGGTGGGATTTCCACCCTGTCCGCTCGGGGTGGGCCGGGTGCCCGCCTGGTCCGCTCAGCCGCCTGACAGGACCCTGACCAGGTCTTCCGCGGTGCGGCAGCGGTCCAGCAGTTCCTTGACGTGATTTCGCGTTCCGCGTAGCGGTTCCAGGGTTGGGACGCGCTGCAGCGAGTCCCGGCCAGGGAGGTCGAAGATGACCGAGTCCCATGAGGCTGCCGCGACGTCGTCGGCGTACTGCTCCAGGCAGCGTCCGCGGAAGTACGCCCGGGTGTCTTCTGGTGGCTTCGTCATGGCCTGCTCGACGTCTGTTTCGTCGAGGAGGCGCTTGATGCGGCCGCGGGCCGCGAGGCGGTTGTAGAGGCCTTTCTCGGCGCGTACGTCGGCGTACTGGAGGTCGACGAGGTGGAGGCGGGCGGCGTCCCAGTCAAGGCCGTCCCGGCGGCGGTAGCCCTCCATCAGCTCTCGCTTGGCGACCCAGTCGAGTTCGCCGGCGAGGCTCATCGGGTCGTTCTCGAGGCGTGTGAGGGTGTCTTCCCAGCGGGTCAGGATGTCCTTGGTCTGTTCGTCGGCGTCGGCGCCGTAACGCTCCTCGACGTATTTGCGTGACAGCTCGAAGTACTCCATCTGCAGTTGGACGGCTGTCAGGGTCCGACCGCTACGCAGTGTGACCAGGCGCTTGAGTGAGGGGTCGTGGGAGACCTGGTGCAGGGTGCGTACGGGCTGGTCGACCGCGAGGTCCACCGCGATGAAGCCGTCCTCGATCATGGACAGGACCAGGGAGGTCGTGCCGAGTTTGAGGTAGGTCGAGATCTCGGAGAGGTTCGCGTCGCCGATGATCACATGGAGGCGGCGGTATTTCTCGGCGTCGGCGTGCGGTTCGTCGCGGGTGTTGATGATCGGGCGCTTGAGGGTGGTCTCCAGGCCGACTTCGACTTCGAAGTAGTCGGCGCGCTGGCTGATCTGGAAGCCGTGTTCGTGGCCGTCCTGGCCGATGCCGACGCGGCCGGCTCCGGCGAAGACCTGGCGGGAGACGAAGAAGGGGGTGAGGTGGCGCACGATGTCGGAGAAGGGGGTTTCCCGCTTCATCAGGTAGTTTTCGTGCGTGCCGTAGCTGGCGCCCTTGTTGTCTGTGTTGTTCTTGTAGAGGTGGATGGGCTGGGCGCCGGGGAGCTGGGCGGCTCGCTCTGCGGCTTCTGCCATGATGCGTTCGCCGGCCTTGTCCCAGAGGACGGCGTCGCGTGGGTTGGTGACCTCTGGGGCGCTGTATTCGGGGTGGGCGTGGTCGACGTAGAGTCGCGCGCCGTTGGTGAGGATGACGTTGGCGAGGCCGATGTCCTCGTCGGTGAGCTGGCTGGCGTCGGCGGCCTCGCGGGCGAGGTCGAAGCCTCGCGCGTCCCGTAGCGGGTTCTCTTCCTCGAAGTCCCAGCGGGCTCGGCGGGCCCGGTGCATCGCCGCTGCGTAGGCGTTGACGATCTGGGACGAGGTGAGCATGGCATTGGCGTTGGGGTGGCCGGGGACGGAGATTCCGTACTCCGTCTCGATGCCCATTACTCGCCGTACGGTCATGCGGCCCTCCTTGCCAGGCGGCACCCTCGGTCGTGGGCGCCGCTCAAGTACCGCTGGCGCTCCGGTGCGTGTGCGGTGCCCGTCCCGCACTGCGCGACTCGGCGGTAGGAACGAGCCTAGAACGCCTTTGCGCTGGTGGGGAGATCATTTGCGTCATTGCCTGTTCCGGTTGTGGCCGGAAAAGCAGTCGGCTGCGGGTACCCGGTGAGGGGACCCGCAGCCGCCCTGCTTTTACAGGTACTGGCCGGTGTTCGCCACCGTGTCGATGGAGCGTCCGGTGTCTGCGCCCTGTTTTCCGGTGATGAGGGTGCGGATGTAGACGATCCGTTCGCCCTTCTTTCCGGAGATTCGGGCCCAGTCGTCGGGGTTGGTGGTGTTGGGCAGGTCTTCGTTCTCCTTGAACTCGTCCACGCAGGCTTGGAGGAGGTGGGAGACGCGGAGGCCTTTTTGGGTTTTTTCGAGGAAGTCCTTGATCGCCATTTTTTTGGCGCGACCGACGATGTTTTCGATCATGGCGCCGGAGTTGAAGTCCTTGAAGTAGAGGACTTCCTTGTCGCCGTTGGCGTAGGTGACTTCCAGGAAGCGGTTTTCCTCGGATTCGGCGTACATCTGCTCGACCGCCGTCTGGATCATGCTTTGGACGGTGGTGGCCTTGTCGCCGCCGTGTTCGCCGAGGTCGTCGGCGTGCAGCGGGAGGCGTTCGGTGAGGTATTTGCCGAAGATGTCCTTGGCGGCTTCGGCGTCGGGGCGCTCGATCTTGATCTTCACGTCGAGTCGGCCGGGGCGCAGGATGGCGGGGTCGATCATGTCCTCGCGGTTGGAGGCGCCGATGACGACTACGTTCTGCAGGCCTTCCACGCCGTCGATCTCGGCGAGCAGCTGGGGGACGATGGTGTTTTCCACGTCGGAGCTGACGCCGGAGCCGCGGGTGCGGAAGAGGGATTCCATCTCGTCGAAGAAGACGATGACGGGGGTGCCTTCGCTGGCCTTCTCGCGTGCACGCTGGAAGACGAGGCGGATCTGCCGCTCGGTCTCGCCGACGTATTTGTTGAGGAGCTCGGGGCCCTTGATGTTGAGGAAGAAGCTCTTGCCGGCGGCTTGGCCGGTGACTTCGGCGACCTTTTTGGCGAGTGAGTTGGCGACGGCTTTGGCGATGAGTGTCTTGCCGCAGCCGGGGGGGCCGTAGAGCAGGACGCCCTTGGGTGGGCGCAGCTCGTGCTCCTTGAACAGGTCCGGGTAGAGGTAGGGCAGCTCGACCGCGTCGCGGATGGCTTCGATCTGGTTGCCGAGTCCGCCGATCTGGTCGTAGCCGATGTCGGGGACCTCTTCGAGGACGAGTTCTTCGACTTCGCTCTTGGGGACGACTTCGTAGACGTAGCCGGAGCGGGGTTCGAGCAGGAGGGCGTCGCCGGGGCGGATGGTGACGTCCAGCAGTGGCTCGGCGAGCCGTACCACCCGTTCCTCGTCGGTGTGGCCCAGTACGAGGGCGCGCTCGCCGTCCTCGAGGATTTCCTTGAGGGTGACGATGTCGCCGACGCGCTCGTATTCCATGGCTTCGACCACGTTGAGCGCTTCGTTGAGCATGACTTCCTGGCCGCGCCGCAGGTCGTCGAGGTCGACGCTTGGGCTGACGTTCACCCGGAGTTTGCGGCCGCCGGTGAAGATGTCGGCGGTGGCGTCTTCGTTGGCTTGCAGGAAGACTCCGAAGCCGGCCGGTGGCTGGGCGAGCCGGTCGACTTCTTCCTTGAGGGCCACGATCTGGTCGCGGGCCTCGCGGAGGGTGTTGGCCAGTCGTTCGTTCTGGGCGGACACGCCGGCCAGGTTGGTCTGCAGCTCGACGATCCGCTCTTCGAGAATCCTCGTGTGTCGCGGAGAGTCGGCGAGCTTGCGTCGCAGGACGGCGATCTCCTGCTCAAGGTAGGCGATCTGCCCGGCCGGGTCGTCGGACCCTCGTCCCGGGCGGATGCCGCGGTTCATGTCGTCGTCGTGGGCTGCCACGGTCCTCACCTCCTCCAAGGGGAGCTGGACGCTTCCAGACCCTACCTGGGTGGGTGTCGATTGAAACCCCTAGATCACCAAGACTGTCAAGGTGTGTCGTCGGTCACCCGGTGCGCTCTCCCTCGCACGGAGGGGATACCCACTCAACGTGATGTGGAAGCAGCTTGTTCCGGGCGTCGCATGGTCGAAACCCTTCAGGAGTGGGCGGAGTTGTCCGGTGCGGGCTGTTGGGCCCGGTGGCGGGCAGGGGACGGTGCGCTCGTACGGTCGTTACGCAGAGCGACGGTGCGGGCGGGGGGTGTCACTGTCGGCCCGGCTTGATGCGGTCGTTCCCCTGGTGGGGACTCCGGTGTGCTGATCGGGCGCTGTTACCCGGGTGGGCGGGGGTGGAAACCCGGTGGCGGTGGAGGTCGGCCGGATTGTGGGCGGGGGTAGGGTCGGGGGTGTTCAACAGCCGTTGGAGCGGACCTGGCTGGCCCTGGTGGTGCCGGTGTCGCCCGGCGTATCTATGGCAGGAGAGGTGACCGTGCAGCAGGAGGCCCCGGGCGGGGAGGCGCTGGAGGTCTGGATCGACCAGGATCTGTGTACCGGCGACGGGATCTGCGCCCAGTACGCCCCTGAGGTGTTCGAGCTGGACATCGATGGGCTGGCCTATGTGAAGGGCGGGGACGACGAGCTGCTGCAGGCGGTGGGGGCGACTGCGCCGGTGCCGTTGCCGTTGCTGGTGGATGTGGTGGATTCGGCGCGTGAGTGTCCCGGTGAGTGCATTCATGTGCGCCGGGTTTCGGACAAGGTCGAGGTGTACGGGCCCGACGCGGACTGAGTCCGGTCGGGCTCGGGCGCCGGGTGGGGCCGGGGTCAGACGCGGTGGGCGTCCGAGGGTGTGGAGCGGATGAAGGCGTTGCCGTTCCACTGCCAGGTGACGGGGGTCTTCAGGTCAGGGCAGCAGTTGGGGACGGCGGCGGACGAGTAGCCGAGCAGGGTGGCGCCGACGGTGCCCGCGTGCAGGGTGAAGTCGGTGACGGTGAGCCGGTCCTTGGGGTCGATGAGGGTGGCGACGATGCGTGGCGTACCGCTGTCGGCGGTGCGGGTGAGGACGTAGACGCCGTCGGGCGGGGTGCCCATGGCGGAGTCGCAGTGGACGACTGCGACGGTTTCCGGTCTGCCGTCGCCGTCGAGGTCTCCGGTGGCTTTCTTGGCGACCACGGCTTTGACGTGTCCGCACTGCAGGGGGAAGTCGACGCCGGTGGTGCCGGGCGGCTGGGCGGCCGCGTGGGCGGGCTTGTTCCGGGTGCCGGTGGTGGGCTGGGCGGCCGTGGCCGATGCGGGCTGTACGACGGAGGAGAGGGCCACGACGCCGGCGACGGCTGTGGCGGTGGCGACCCAGTGGATGGGCCGGGTCTGGGTGTGGGCGAGCTCCGGAACGGCGGATTGCTGCACTAGGAGTGTCTCCTGTGAGGGCTGTGCCGGTGGGGGTGGCCAGCATGGTGCCACACGTCACAGTGCGGGGGAACGGCGGGGTCCGGGATTCCCGCAGGCGGGAGCCCGCGCGTGGGGCGGACGTTGGGGCCGTGGGGGGTTGCGGGGGTCCTGGTGTCCTGTCAACGCAAGGGCGCCGTGCCCGAGTTCCCGTGGATCGGTGGGAACTCAGGCACGGCGCCCTTGCGTTGTGCTGTGTGCGGGGTGGGTCAGCGGCCGGTGCCGCCGTCGGCGTTGGGGCCGGCGTAGTCCTCGCCGTAGGCGCCCTTGGCGGGGCGGCGGCGGCGCATGGGCGGCTCGACGCCGTCGGCGAGGCGGCGGGCGGTGAGCAGGAAGCCGGTGTGGCCGATCATGCGGTGGTCGGGGCGG
The genomic region above belongs to Streptomyces sp. CG1 and contains:
- the arc gene encoding proteasome ATPase, translated to MAAHDDDMNRGIRPGRGSDDPAGQIAYLEQEIAVLRRKLADSPRHTRILEERIVELQTNLAGVSAQNERLANTLREARDQIVALKEEVDRLAQPPAGFGVFLQANEDATADIFTGGRKLRVNVSPSVDLDDLRRGQEVMLNEALNVVEAMEYERVGDIVTLKEILEDGERALVLGHTDEERVVRLAEPLLDVTIRPGDALLLEPRSGYVYEVVPKSEVEELVLEEVPDIGYDQIGGLGNQIEAIRDAVELPYLYPDLFKEHELRPPKGVLLYGPPGCGKTLIAKAVANSLAKKVAEVTGQAAGKSFFLNIKGPELLNKYVGETERQIRLVFQRAREKASEGTPVIVFFDEMESLFRTRGSGVSSDVENTIVPQLLAEIDGVEGLQNVVVIGASNREDMIDPAILRPGRLDVKIKIERPDAEAAKDIFGKYLTERLPLHADDLGEHGGDKATTVQSMIQTAVEQMYAESEENRFLEVTYANGDKEVLYFKDFNSGAMIENIVGRAKKMAIKDFLEKTQKGLRVSHLLQACVDEFKENEDLPNTTNPDDWARISGKKGERIVYIRTLITGKQGADTGRSIDTVANTGQYL
- a CDS encoding ferredoxin: MAGEVTVQQEAPGGEALEVWIDQDLCTGDGICAQYAPEVFELDIDGLAYVKGGDDELLQAVGATAPVPLPLLVDVVDSARECPGECIHVRRVSDKVEVYGPDAD
- a CDS encoding endonuclease VII domain-containing protein, whose translation is MESQEGVKRCSRCKQYKPRAAFARNKAMRDGLQVYCRECAAAYHQQRQVAKGRSVRPRVEVPLGHKYCRTCGETKPHSEWTRNSSASDGLATLCKACKAVKGRQHHLKRNYGLTETERDAVIVSQRGLCAICLAAPPVHVDHCHKTGRVRGVLCFNCNSAIGKLGDNPDAVRRAAAYLEGNLWKPTLVAQGVYQLPS
- a CDS encoding ubiquitin-like protein Pup — translated: MATKDTGGGQQKATRSTEEVEEQAQDAQAAEDLKERHEKLSDDVDSVLDEIDDVLEENAEDFVRSFVQKGGQ
- the dop gene encoding depupylase/deamidase Dop; amino-acid sequence: MTVRRVMGIETEYGISVPGHPNANAMLTSSQIVNAYAAAMHRARRARWDFEEENPLRDARGFDLAREAADASQLTDEDIGLANVILTNGARLYVDHAHPEYSAPEVTNPRDAVLWDKAGERIMAEAAERAAQLPGAQPIHLYKNNTDNKGASYGTHENYLMKRETPFSDIVRHLTPFFVSRQVFAGAGRVGIGQDGHEHGFQISQRADYFEVEVGLETTLKRPIINTRDEPHADAEKYRRLHVIIGDANLSEISTYLKLGTTSLVLSMIEDGFIAVDLAVDQPVRTLHQVSHDPSLKRLVTLRSGRTLTAVQLQMEYFELSRKYVEERYGADADEQTKDILTRWEDTLTRLENDPMSLAGELDWVAKRELMEGYRRRDGLDWDAARLHLVDLQYADVRAEKGLYNRLAARGRIKRLLDETDVEQAMTKPPEDTRAYFRGRCLEQYADDVAAASWDSVIFDLPGRDSLQRVPTLEPLRGTRNHVKELLDRCRTAEDLVRVLSGG